A DNA window from Taeniopygia guttata chromosome 8, bTaeGut7.mat, whole genome shotgun sequence contains the following coding sequences:
- the SLC25A24 gene encoding mitochondrial adenyl nucleotide antiporter SLC25A24, whose protein sequence is MFQLLRGFLLPAAACDGNRDGESRYANLFRKLDLNEDGRVDIAELQTGLRAMGIPLGKEAEEKIFKAGDTNQDGQLDFEEFMQYLKEHEKKMKLAFKSLDKNNDGKIEASEVVQSLKILGINISEKQAEKILQSIDADGTMTVDWNEWRDHFMFNPATDIEEIIRYWKHSTVLDIGDSLTVPDEFTEEEKKTGQWWKQLLAGGVAGAVSRTGTAPLDRLKVMMQVHGSKSNKMNIASGFKQMLKEGGVRSLWRGNGVNVVKIAPETAIKFWAYEQYKKILTRDDGKLGTVERFVSGSLAGATAQTSIYPMEVLKTRLAVGKTGQYSGMFDCAKKILKREGPKAFYKGYIPNILGIIPYAGIDLAVYELLKSTWLEHYASSSANPGVFVLLGCGTISSTCGQLASYPLALIRTRMQAQASVEGAPQLSMVGLFQRIVATEGLRGLYRGIAPNFMKVLPAVSISYVVYEKMKQNLGIA, encoded by the exons ATGTTCCAGCTCCTGCGAGGCTTCCTTCTGCCGGCGGCCGCCTGCGACGGCAACAGGGATGGCGAGTCCCGCTACGCCAACCTCTTCCGAAAACTGGACCTCAACGAAGACGGGAGGGTGGACATTGCCGAGCTCCAGACGGGCCTCCGGGCCATGGGCATCCCTCTGGGGAAGGAGGCGGAGGAG AAAATTTTTAAAGCTGGGGATACTAACCAGGATGGACAGCTGGATTTTGAAGAATTTATGCAGTATCTTAAAGAACATGAGAAAAAGATGAAACTGGCATTTAAGAGCCTGGACAAAAACAATGATG GAAAAATTGAAGCCTCAGAAGTTGTCCAGTCCCTCAAGATATTGGGtataaacatttcagaaaaacaggcagaaaagaTCCTGCAAAG TATTGATGCTGATGGGACAATGACAGTAGACTGGAATGAGTGGCGAGATCATTTTATGTTTAATCCAGCTACAGACATTGAAGAAATAATTCGATATTGGAAACATTCCACT GTATTGGATATAGGAGATAGTTTGACTGTTCCAGATGAGTTcacagaggaagagaagaagacTGGGCAGTGGTGGAAGCAGCTGTTGGCAGGAGGAGTGGCTGGTGCTGTCTCTCGAACAGGTACAGCACCCTTAGATCGCCTTAAAGTCATGATGCAG gttcaTGGTTCAAAGTCAAACAAAATGAATATAGCGAGTGGTTTTAAGCAAATGTTGAAAGAAGGTGGTGTCCGATCCCTTTGGAGGGGGAATGGTGTAAATGTTGTGAAAATAGCTCCTGAAACAGCTATTAAGTTCTGGGCTTATGAGCAG TATAAGAAGATACTCACTAGGGATGATGGAAAGTTAGGCACTGTTGAAAGATTTGTGTCTGGTTCTTTGGCTGGAGCAACAGCACAAACTTCTATTTACCCCATGGAG gtTTTAAAGACCAGATTGGCTGTGGGTAAAACAGGGCAATATTCTGGGATGTTTGACTGTGCtaagaagattttaaaaagagaaggtCCAAAGGCCTTCTACAAAGGCTATATTCCTAATATTCTAGGTATAATTCCTTATGCTGGCATTGACCTTGCTGTTTATGAG CTCTTAAAGAGTACGTGGCTAGAGCACTATGCATCCAGCTCTGCGAACCCAGGTGTTTTTGTCCTGTTGGGGTGTGGCACCATTTCCAGCACGTGTGGGCAGTTAGCCAGCTACCCCCTCGCTCTTATCAGAACACGCATGCAGGCTCAAG CCTCAGTGGAAGGAGCTCCACAGCTAAGCATGGTTGGTCTCTTTCAAAGAATTGTTGCTACAGAGGGACTCCGAGGACTTTATAGGGGCATAGCACCTAATTTTATGAAAGTGCTTCCAGCTGTCAGCATCAGCTATGTTGTatatgaaaaaatgaaacagaatttGGGAATAGcttga